In Pedobacter sp. W3I1, one DNA window encodes the following:
- the mqnB gene encoding futalosine hydrolase — translation MKTLVVAATKAELTFFYQHFNLPDGDFVESKNFDLLITGVGMVATAFALGRHLSSKYDLVVNFGIAGSFDRDMALGTVLNITEDTFAELGAENGDEFLTISDLGFGENHYTSKTYKGVNLPIAKGITVNCVTGSEKSIKNLIRRLNPTTESMEGAAVFYASKQLNIDCLQIRSISNYVEPRNKDNWKIGLAIKNLNDWAIAFIGEMN, via the coding sequence ATGAAAACTTTAGTTGTTGCTGCTACAAAAGCCGAACTTACCTTCTTTTACCAGCACTTTAATTTACCAGACGGAGATTTTGTAGAAAGTAAAAATTTCGATTTGCTGATTACCGGAGTTGGAATGGTAGCCACAGCCTTCGCCTTGGGCAGACATCTTTCATCTAAATATGACCTTGTGGTAAATTTCGGTATCGCCGGAAGTTTCGATCGGGACATGGCCTTAGGTACGGTATTAAATATTACTGAAGATACTTTTGCTGAACTGGGCGCCGAAAACGGAGACGAATTTTTAACCATAAGCGATTTAGGTTTTGGGGAGAACCATTACACCTCGAAAACATACAAAGGCGTTAACCTACCCATAGCAAAAGGCATCACCGTGAACTGTGTAACGGGAAGCGAAAAAAGTATCAAAAATTTAATCAGGAGGTTAAATCCAACTACCGAAAGTATGGAAGGTGCTGCCGTTTTTTATGCCAGTAAACAGTTAAATATAGATTGCTTACAAATTCGAAGCATATCTAATTATGTAGAACCAAGAAATAAAGACAATTGGAAAATTGGTTTGGCCATTAAAAACTTAAACGATTGGGCCATTGCTTTTATTGGAGAAATGAACTGA
- a CDS encoding DUF3127 domain-containing protein, with amino-acid sequence MEIKGKVHEVGATQQVSETFKKRDLIIEYAENPTYPEYIRFEALQDKTALLDTFKAGDEVEVFFNLRGRPWTDKAGKTSYFNSLVIWRINAVAAGAPAATPAYAAPVDVSNTPGEDDDLPF; translated from the coding sequence ATGGAAATTAAAGGAAAAGTACACGAAGTAGGTGCCACACAACAAGTAAGTGAAACGTTTAAAAAGCGTGATTTAATAATAGAATACGCAGAAAATCCAACATACCCAGAATATATCCGTTTTGAGGCTTTACAAGATAAAACTGCATTATTAGATACATTTAAAGCAGGCGATGAGGTTGAAGTTTTCTTTAATTTACGTGGTCGCCCCTGGACAGATAAAGCAGGTAAAACATCATATTTTAACAGTTTGGTGATTTGGCGTATAAATGCAGTTGCAGCAGGTGCTCCGGCAGCTACACCAGCTTATGCAGCTCCGGTTGATGTAAGCAATACACCAGGTGAAGATGATGATTTACCTTTCTAA
- the folE gene encoding GTP cyclohydrolase I FolE produces MSNKDVLKGESIDGYVKIDRYNEDKIEAVATHYRDILGQLGENPEREGLLKTPERVAKALQYLTHGYDLKPDEILKSAMFEEDYSQMVVVKDIEVYSMCEHHMLPFFGKAHIAYIPNGHIVGLSKIPRVVDAFARRLQVQERLTNEIRDCIQNTLSPMGVAVVIECRHLCMSMRGVQKQNSVTTTSAFTGTFLSNDKTRAEFLRLITASLD; encoded by the coding sequence ATGAGCAATAAAGACGTATTGAAAGGCGAATCGATAGATGGTTATGTAAAAATAGACCGTTACAACGAAGATAAAATTGAAGCTGTAGCTACACATTATAGAGATATTCTTGGCCAGTTGGGCGAAAATCCCGAACGCGAAGGTTTACTAAAAACACCTGAACGCGTGGCTAAAGCGCTGCAGTATTTAACACATGGTTACGATTTAAAACCTGATGAAATTCTGAAGAGTGCCATGTTTGAAGAGGATTATAGTCAAATGGTTGTGGTTAAGGATATTGAAGTGTATTCGATGTGCGAACACCATATGTTGCCATTTTTCGGTAAAGCACATATTGCTTATATTCCTAACGGGCACATTGTTGGTTTAAGTAAAATTCCACGTGTCGTTGATGCTTTTGCCCGCCGTTTACAGGTACAGGAACGTTTAACGAACGAAATTAGAGATTGTATTCAAAATACCCTTAGCCCAATGGGTGTTGCGGTGGTGATAGAATGCAGACACTTATGCATGTCTATGCGTGGCGTACAAAAGCAGAATTCGGTAACCACAACATCAGCCTTTACAGGAACTTTTTTAAGTAACGATAAAACAAGAGCCGAGTTTTTAAGGTTAATTACCGCAAGTTTAGATTAA
- a CDS encoding menaquinone biosynthesis family protein, with amino-acid sequence MKLTLGFSPCPNDTFIFDALIHHKIDTEGLEFEVSYDDVETLNQKALRGKLDITKLSFHAFAYVANQYALLDAGSALGFGVGPLLISKSHFNDSQLQTPNSQLKIGIPGKYTTANFLLGIAYPHLQNKQELVFSEIESALLNEQVDLGLIIHENRFTYQDKGLTKIVDLGDYWEKLTGCAIPLGGIVINRNLDRDVQLKVNRLVRQSVEFAFAHPKSGIDFIRQHAQAMEESVMYKHIELYVNKYSINLGEEGRKAVDTLFKLAQERNIIPAIQEDLYI; translated from the coding sequence ATGAAACTTACACTTGGATTTTCTCCCTGCCCTAACGATACATTTATTTTCGACGCACTGATTCACCATAAAATTGATACTGAAGGATTAGAATTTGAGGTTTCGTACGATGATGTAGAAACTTTAAACCAAAAGGCACTTAGGGGCAAATTAGATATTACCAAGTTAAGTTTTCATGCTTTTGCCTATGTAGCCAACCAGTATGCCTTACTAGATGCCGGGAGTGCCCTGGGTTTTGGTGTTGGTCCGCTATTGATCAGCAAAAGCCATTTTAATGACTCCCAACTCCAGACTCCCAACTCCCAACTAAAAATCGGGATCCCAGGAAAATATACTACTGCAAATTTCTTGTTGGGAATTGCTTACCCCCACTTACAAAACAAGCAGGAACTTGTTTTTTCGGAAATTGAATCGGCTTTACTTAACGAGCAGGTTGATTTGGGATTGATTATTCACGAAAACAGATTTACCTATCAGGATAAAGGTTTAACTAAAATCGTTGATTTAGGCGATTATTGGGAAAAACTAACGGGTTGCGCCATCCCATTGGGCGGAATCGTAATCAACCGTAATTTAGACCGAGACGTACAGTTAAAAGTGAACCGTTTAGTCCGCCAGTCGGTAGAATTTGCCTTCGCACATCCAAAATCGGGGATCGATTTTATCCGCCAGCACGCCCAGGCCATGGAGGAAAGCGTGATGTACAAACACATCGAATTATATGTGAATAAATACAGCATAAACCTTGGCGAAGAAGGTCGTAAAGCGGTTGACACCTTGTTTAAACTTGCCCAGGAGCGGAATATTATCCCCGCTATTCAGGAGGATCTATATATTTAA
- a CDS encoding 6-carboxytetrahydropterin synthase yields the protein MIYITRKASFNAAHKLARIDWDDDKNNEVYGKCANPNWHGHNYWLYVTVKGEVNPETGFLVDLKWLKDVMNDYVVDKVDHKNLNLDVDFMKGKLASTENLAIEIWKQLWAPIAESGAVLHCVKIYETENNFVEYFG from the coding sequence ATGATTTACATAACGAGAAAAGCATCATTTAATGCGGCGCACAAATTGGCCCGTATCGATTGGGATGATGATAAAAACAATGAAGTTTATGGCAAATGTGCCAACCCCAATTGGCATGGCCATAACTATTGGTTGTATGTTACAGTTAAAGGCGAAGTTAATCCGGAAACAGGTTTTCTGGTTGATTTGAAATGGCTGAAAGACGTAATGAATGACTATGTGGTAGATAAGGTTGATCATAAAAATTTAAATCTTGATGTAGATTTTATGAAAGGGAAATTGGCTTCAACTGAAAATCTGGCCATAGAAATCTGGAAACAATTATGGGCACCGATTGCAGAGAGCGGTGCAGTTTTACATTGCGTAAAAATATACGAAACCGAAAATAATTTTGTTGAATACTTTGGTTAA
- a CDS encoding response regulator transcription factor, translating into MKKILLVEDDPNLGLLLQDYLQLKGKFDVVLCTDGEDGLRTFNKQNFDLCILDVMMPKKDGFTLGKDIRKVNTQVPIIFATAKTMLEDKSAAYDLGGDDYITKPFRIEELLLRINAMFKRVANKTDNNDEAAETQFSIGQYHFDYTTQIITDNDHQQKLSTKEAELLRLLCLKKNTVLTREEALLSIWHDDNYFNGRSMDVFLSKLRKYLRADPTVEIINVHGKGYKLLVS; encoded by the coding sequence ATGAAAAAAATACTACTGGTAGAAGACGACCCAAATTTAGGTTTATTGTTACAAGACTATTTGCAGCTAAAAGGCAAGTTTGATGTAGTATTATGCACCGATGGTGAGGATGGATTGAGAACATTTAATAAGCAGAACTTTGATTTATGTATTTTGGACGTGATGATGCCTAAAAAGGATGGTTTTACCTTAGGTAAGGACATTAGGAAGGTAAATACACAAGTGCCCATTATTTTTGCAACGGCGAAAACCATGCTGGAAGATAAATCTGCTGCATATGATTTAGGTGGTGATGATTACATTACCAAACCTTTCCGTATAGAAGAGCTTTTGCTGCGTATTAATGCGATGTTTAAACGCGTAGCCAATAAAACAGATAACAACGATGAGGCTGCCGAAACACAGTTTTCTATTGGTCAATATCATTTCGATTATACTACCCAGATTATTACCGATAACGATCATCAGCAAAAACTTTCTACCAAAGAAGCCGAGCTGTTGCGTTTATTGTGTTTGAAAAAGAATACTGTGTTAACCCGTGAAGAAGCACTGTTAAGTATCTGGCATGATGATAATTACTTTAACGGACGGAGTATGGATGTGTTTTTGAGTAAGTTGCGCAAGTACCTTAGAGCCGACCCGACAGTAGAAATTATTAACGTACACGGAAAAGGTTATAAACTGTTGGTGAGTTAG
- the fabD gene encoding ACP S-malonyltransferase yields MKAYIFPGQGAQFVGMGKDLYEHPKAAALFEQANEIIGFRISDIMFSGTDEELKQTNVTQPAIFLHSVILAKVLGDDFKPDMVAGHSLGEFSALVAANALSFEDGLKLVIARANAMQKACEAQPSTMAAILGLADDVVEEICAEIDAVVVPANYNCPGQLVISGSIEGIDLACAKLTEAGAKRALKLNVGGAFHSPLMEPAKIELQAAIEATSISAPICPVYQNVDAKPYTDPTEIKGNLIKQLTGAVRWTQTVGNMLADGATEFVEVGPGNVLQGLVKKVNREVQTSSAAIA; encoded by the coding sequence ATGAAAGCATATATTTTTCCCGGACAGGGAGCACAGTTTGTAGGTATGGGTAAAGATCTTTATGAGCACCCAAAAGCTGCAGCATTATTTGAACAGGCTAACGAGATTATTGGTTTCCGCATTAGTGATATTATGTTCAGCGGAACAGATGAAGAGCTAAAACAAACCAATGTAACCCAACCAGCAATCTTTTTACATTCGGTTATTTTAGCGAAAGTGTTAGGCGATGATTTTAAGCCAGATATGGTTGCAGGCCATTCTTTAGGTGAATTTTCGGCTTTAGTTGCAGCAAATGCATTAAGCTTTGAAGATGGATTAAAACTGGTTATTGCCCGTGCAAATGCGATGCAAAAGGCTTGCGAGGCGCAACCATCAACAATGGCTGCTATTTTAGGTTTAGCTGATGATGTGGTTGAGGAAATATGCGCTGAAATTGATGCTGTGGTAGTTCCTGCAAATTATAATTGCCCTGGGCAATTGGTCATTTCGGGCAGCATAGAAGGGATTGACTTGGCTTGTGCTAAATTAACAGAAGCAGGAGCTAAAAGGGCTTTAAAATTAAATGTGGGCGGTGCATTCCACTCTCCTTTAATGGAACCTGCAAAAATTGAATTACAGGCCGCTATAGAGGCTACTTCTATCTCTGCACCAATTTGCCCCGTTTATCAAAATGTTGATGCTAAGCCGTATACAGACCCAACTGAAATTAAAGGCAATTTAATTAAACAATTAACGGGTGCTGTACGTTGGACACAAACAGTAGGTAACATGCTTGCCGACGGTGCAACTGAATTTGTAGAAGTTGGCCCAGGTAATGTGTTACAAGGATTGGTTAAAAAGGTAAACCGCGAAGTACAAACCAGTAGTGCTGCGATAGCTTAA
- a CDS encoding sensor histidine kinase KdpD, with translation MKKKSFWLITVLMTVALLGVFVMQLYYIRESYKLKSQLFDEQVNQTLTSVVNKIQRRNVADHLNRKDAENKLKQLQDSRQRALDIKDLRQQYVQEAELRQAERENQIESYLNQQDSIIRVSYRAPNVISEREYNSLSSKNGDKLDLQMDAIIDIKSLILKGYSMRTKPFTAPPKAFEFKSLQSLPDTLRYLVFDPRDGSPGFANVPKIPNDLQKKFQREDEIERKKLELKIAALGKDTFSYTRSSVVEDVSKELQETNVPIYKRINFSSLGRLLKQELLANNISLEPSYRISLARKDSTIFMMASNVKGEFLPENTYKTPLFGNDIFRDPGMLFVSFPNKNSAIISNLSATLASSIGLLLVLVFIFSYTLYAILKQKKLSEMKTDFINNMTHEFKTPVATIMIASEALKDPEVTEDKARLKRLAGIIYDENVRLGSHIERVLSIARLEKGELKMENTEVDVNDLIVIVLDSMELQLQKRNAIINVHTDAENAVVYGDELHLSNVIYNLIDNANKYSSDTPEITITTRNTGKNLIIEIADKGIGMTKEQSKRIFDQFYRVPTGNLHDVKGFGLGLNYVQDIIKKMNGTVKVSSEKDRGTTFEISLPL, from the coding sequence ATGAAGAAAAAGAGTTTTTGGTTAATTACTGTTTTAATGACGGTAGCTTTGCTTGGTGTTTTTGTAATGCAACTGTATTACATCAGGGAATCGTATAAACTAAAATCTCAGCTTTTTGACGAACAGGTAAACCAAACGCTAACGTCGGTAGTAAATAAAATACAACGTAGAAATGTTGCCGATCACTTAAACCGGAAAGATGCTGAAAATAAGTTAAAGCAGTTACAAGACTCCAGGCAACGGGCATTAGATATTAAGGATTTACGGCAACAATATGTACAAGAAGCAGAGCTGCGGCAAGCCGAGCGGGAAAATCAGATTGAAAGTTACCTAAACCAACAAGACAGTATTATCCGCGTATCTTATCGGGCGCCTAATGTGATTTCTGAAAGGGAATATAATTCATTGAGTTCGAAAAACGGCGACAAGCTGGATTTGCAGATGGATGCGATTATTGATATTAAGAGCCTTATTTTAAAAGGTTACAGCATGCGTACAAAGCCTTTTACCGCGCCACCAAAAGCATTCGAATTTAAAAGTCTGCAGAGTTTACCCGATACATTAAGGTATTTGGTTTTTGATCCCCGGGATGGTAGTCCTGGTTTTGCAAATGTTCCAAAGATCCCTAACGATTTACAGAAAAAATTTCAGCGTGAGGATGAGATTGAACGGAAAAAATTAGAACTTAAAATTGCCGCACTGGGTAAGGATACTTTTTCGTATACCCGATCGAGTGTGGTAGAGGATGTATCTAAAGAACTGCAGGAAACCAATGTGCCAATTTATAAGCGCATTAACTTTAGCTCTTTAGGTCGTTTATTAAAGCAAGAACTTCTTGCAAATAATATCTCATTAGAGCCTTCTTACCGGATTTCGTTAGCCCGAAAAGATTCGACCATTTTTATGATGGCTTCTAACGTCAAAGGAGAGTTTTTGCCTGAAAATACTTATAAAACCCCTTTGTTTGGAAACGATATCTTTCGCGATCCTGGAATGCTTTTCGTAAGTTTTCCGAATAAAAATTCGGCTATTATCTCTAATCTAAGTGCTACACTTGCCTCATCAATCGGTTTGTTACTGGTACTTGTTTTTATTTTCTCTTATACACTGTATGCTATTTTGAAGCAGAAAAAGCTGTCGGAAATGAAAACAGATTTCATTAATAACATGACGCACGAGTTTAAAACCCCTGTGGCCACCATTATGATTGCCAGTGAGGCTTTGAAAGATCCGGAGGTGACAGAGGATAAAGCCAGGTTAAAACGTTTGGCAGGAATTATTTATGACGAAAATGTTCGCCTGGGTAGTCATATCGAACGTGTTTTAAGTATTGCCCGCTTAGAAAAAGGCGAGCTTAAAATGGAGAATACCGAAGTAGATGTGAACGATTTGATTGTGATTGTGTTGGATAGCATGGAACTGCAGCTGCAGAAAAGGAATGCAATTATCAATGTACATACAGATGCAGAAAATGCGGTTGTGTATGGCGATGAATTGCATCTGTCTAATGTAATTTACAACCTTATTGATAATGCCAATAAATACAGTAGCGATACGCCGGAGATTACCATTACTACCCGCAATACCGGCAAGAATTTAATTATCGAAATAGCAGACAAAGGAATAGGCATGACCAAGGAGCAATCTAAACGGATTTTCGATCAGTTTTATAGGGTGCCAACAGGTAATTTACACGATGTTAAAGGCTTTGGCTTAGGTTTAAATTATGTTCAGGATATTATTAAAAAGATGAATGGAACGGTTAAGGTAAGTAGCGAAAAAGATAGAGGAACAACGTTCGAAATATCTTTACCTTTATAA